The Tripterygium wilfordii isolate XIE 37 chromosome 5, ASM1340144v1, whole genome shotgun sequence genome window below encodes:
- the LOC119998131 gene encoding nucleobase-ascorbate transporter 11 isoform X1 — METGSSSDSLDKLETRRERNERLGIGPKIEPFVPRPDHNPKELKSWAKRTGFVSTFSSESGLSNSEKFNSSGFDIERGGGSSPKIEIDPILGRTRPSRGTEIEPDSGSGNGLGSVSGENQRKVRDEPVLGAIGEEKRFELNGNKNGNVNGLSNDIGDRNEIPPVAPAPEPKKENENGGREVGIDMYPGGEEPANGGWTRPTELRCGLRENPGFVPLMYYGMQHYLSLAGSLIFIPLIIVPAMDGTDKDTATVISTMLLVSGITTILHSYFGTRLPLVQGSSFVYLAPALVIINAKDYRNLSGHKFRHIMRELQGAIIVGSIFQCILGFTGLMSLILRLINPVVVAPTVAAIGLAFFSYGFPQAGNCVEISIPEILLVLIFTLYLRGVSIFGHRLFRVYAVPLSVMITWIYAFFLTAGGAYDYKDCSPDIPSSNILIDSCRNHSYTMKHCRTDVSNAWRTAAWVRIPYPLQWGVPVFHFRTSIIMIIVSLVASVDSVGVYHSASLLVTSKPPTPGIVSRGIALEGFCSLLAGIWGSGTGSTTLTENVHTINITKVANRRAVELGAAMLILFSFVGKIGAILASIPLALAAAILCFIWALIVALGLSNLQYTQAASFRNITIVGVSLFLGLSIPAYIQQYDPETSLILPSYFVSYAAASSGPVHTGSKQLDFAINGLLSLNMVMALLVAFVLDNTGLGSRQERGVNIWSHLEDMATDPSFPEDYSLPAKVSRFCCGARSK, encoded by the exons ATGGAAACTGGGTCGAGCTCAGATTCCCTGGATAAGCTTGAGACACGAAGAGAAAGGAATGAGAGGCTTGGAATAGGCCCCAAGATCGAGCCATTCGTGCCAAGACCGGACCACAATCCGAAGGAGCTGAAGTCCTGGGCCAAGAGGACTGGTTTTGTCTCCACTTTCTCCAGTGAAAGTGGCTTGAGCAACAGTGAAAAGTTCAATAGCTCTGGCTTTGATATAGAGAGAGGTGGTGGGTCTTCCCCGAAAATCGAGATCGACCCAATTCTGGGCCGTACTCGGCCAAGCAGAGGGACCGAAATCGAACCGGACTCCGGGTCAGGGAATGGTTTAGGATCCGTTAGCGGTGAGAATCAGAGGAAAGTTAGAGATGAGCCTGTTTTAGGGGCTATAGGCGAGGAGAAAAGATTTGAGTTGAACGGAAATAAAAATGGCAATGTGAATGGGCTTTCCAACGATATTGGAGATAGAAATGAAATCCCTCCGGTTGCTCCGGCTCCGGAGccaaaaaaagagaatgaaaatggTGGAAGAGAGGTGGGGATTGATATGTATCCAGGTGGTGAAGAGCCTGCAAATGGAGGATGGACTAGACCAACTGAATTGAGATGTGGGTTGAGAGAGAACCCTGGTTTTG TACCACTAATGTATTACGGCATGCAACACTATTTATCTCTAGCTGGTTCACTTATTTTTATCCCCTTGATCATCGTACCAGCAATGGATGGAACAGAT AAGGATACAGCAACAGTAATTTCCACAATGCTTCTGGTTTCTGGTATTACAACAATACTCCATTCCTACTTTGGTACACGACTTCCATTAGTTCAAGGAAGTTCATTTGTATATTTGGCACCAGCTCTAGTTATAATTAATGCCAAGGATTATCGAAATCTCTCAGGACAT AAATTCAGACACATAATGCGGGAGCTGCAAGGGGCTATTATCGTTGGTTCAATATTCCAATGTATCTTGGGATTCACTGGTCTAATGTCCCTTATTCTTAG ATTGATTAACCCAGTTGTTGTTGCCCCAACTGTTGCTGCCATTGGTTTAGCTTTTTTCAGCTATGGTTTTCCACAGGCTGGCAATTGTGTAGAAATCAGCATTCCTGAAATACTCTTGGTTCTTATCTTCACTCTT taccTTCGAGGAGTGTCAATCTTCGGACATCGCTTGTTTCGAGTTTATGCG GTTCCCCTTAGCGTCATGATCACATGGATATATGCATTCTTTTTGACAGCTGGTGGAGCTTATGATTACAAGGATTGCAGTCCAGACATTCCCAGTTCAAACATCTTAATTGATTCGTGTAGAAATCATTCATACACCATGAAGCATTGCCGAACAGATGTTTCTAATGCTTGGAGAACTGCCGCATGGGTTAGAATTCCCTACCCTTTGCAATGGGGTGTCCCAGTCTTCCATTTCAGGACTTCAATAATCATGATCATCGTCTCTTTGGTTGCATCAGTGGATTCG GTTGGGGTATATCACTCTGCCTCTTTATTAGTAACTTCAAAGCCGCCAACTCCAGGAATTGTCAGCAGAGGAATTGCATTGGAGGGCTTCTGCAGTCTATTGGCTGGAATTTGGGGTTCAGGAACTGGGTCAACAACCTTGACCGAAAATGTGCACACAATCAACATAACAAAGGTGGCAAACCGAAGGGCTGTGGAACTTGGAGCAGCGATGCTGATTCTCTTTTCATTTGTAG GAAAAATTGGTGCCATTCTTGCTTCGATACCCCTGGCGTTAGCTGCCGCTATTCTTTGCTTCATCTGGGCTCTCATTGTAGCATTGGGTCTCTCAAATTTGCAGTACACTCAAGCTGCAAGTTTTAGGAACATAACAATAGTTGGAGTATCACTGTTCCTTGGTTTATCTATTCCTGCATATATTCAACAGTACGATCCTGAAACCAGCTTGATACTGCCTAGTTATTTTGTTTCATATGCAGCAGCATCAAGCGGACCAGTTCACACCGGCAGTAAACAA
- the LOC119998133 gene encoding putative F-box/FBD/LRR-repeat protein At1g78760 isoform X2 gives MKRCLTIPRKINLEEDKISKLPDEVLVSILSLLTTKEAARTSVVARRWLKLWTFCPSLNFGNLQILSIYGESRMASEEEKQRYVDCVNRAMEAFQGSTIDDFQVHFDLDSKYKCDIDRWVDFVIQKGVKRLAIDLCVYAGRTYPGNVYNFPPLCNSSALQRTLLLLRVLKLKNVNVSGAVIEYFISACTCLEKLTIRRSSSQDLVHLNVTGGQSHCLKKVKVFDCQHLKRICLSATNLLSFKYRGWIIDISYANVPNLVQVFLGGRYLDFGAYLPQLSKYVFQLQTLTLNVPVLEDEEYMGPLAIPVLTNLKNLTLRVFAYNSETLRAFTSLMKAFPSLNRLAVQFTNMFDRVKSRRERTLRKSSLRCLKEVELVGFVGRTLEMEFATFLIENAVMLEKIIIDPIPHRFVGSRAAYLKKRMQTSRECAMRLGSKFSLGDKLVLRNLSSI, from the exons ATGAAGCGATGTCTAACTATCCCT AGAAAGATTAATCTGGAAGAGGATAAGATAAGTAAACTACCAGATGAAGTCCTGGTGTCCATTCTGTCTCTCCTAACAACGAAAGAAGCAGCAAGGACAAGCGTTGTTGCCCGTCGATGGCTCAAACTATGGACTTTTTGTCCTTCTTTGAATTTTGGCAATTTACAGATCCTCTCTATTTATGGAGAATCAAGAATGGCTTCTGAGGAGGAAAAACAGagatatgttgattgtgtaaaTCGTGCCATGGAGGCATTTCAAGGATCCACCATAGACGACTTTCAAGTTCATTTTGACTTGGATTCAAAGTACAAATGTGATATTGATAGATGGGTTGATTTTGTGATCCAAAAGGGTGTGAAGCGGCTTGCAATAGACTTATGTGTTTATGCTGGCCGCACCTATCCAGgtaatgtttacaatttccctccGTTATGTAACAGCAGTGCGCTCCAGAGGACTCTGCTTTTGCTAAGAGTTCTCAAGCTAAAGAATGTGAATGTAAGTGGAGCTGTTATTGAATACTTCATATCTGCTTGCACCTGCCTTGAAAAACTGACCATCCGACGTTCATCATCTCAAGATCTTGTCCATCTAAATGTTACTGGTGGTCAATCACATTGCTTGAAGAAAGTTAAGGTATTTGACTGCCAGCATTTGAAAAGAATATGTCTGTCCGCAACAAATCTCTTGTCTTTCAAGTATCGGGGTTGGATAATTGACATCTCATATGCAAATGTCCCCAATCTAGTCCAAGTATTCCTTGGAGGGCGTTATCTAGATTTTGGGGCCTACCTTCCTCAGCTTTCAAAATATGTGTTTCAGCTACAAACACTTACATTAAATGTGCCAGTACTTGAG GATGAGGAATATATGGGACCGCTGGCGATTCCCGTTTTGACGAACCTGAAAAATTTGACATTGAGAGTTTTTGCATATAATTCTGAAACTCTACGTGCTTTTACTTCCTTGATGAAGGCATTTCCTTCCTTGAATAGACTTGCGGTACAG TTCACTAACATGTTCGACCGTGTTAAAAGTAGGAGGGAGCGAACACTCCGCAAGTCTTCACTCCGATGCCTCAAAGAAGTCGAACTTGTTGGGTTTGTGGGTCGGACTTTGGAAATGGAATTTGCCACATTTTTGATTGAGAATGCTGTTATGCTAGAAAAAATTATCATTGATCCTATCCCTCATCGTTTTGTTGGTTCCCGGGCTGCTTACTTGAAGAAGAGGATGCAGACTAGTAGGGAGTGTGCCATGCGCCTGGGATCTAAATTCTCTCTCGGAGACAAATTAGTGCTCCGCAATTTGAGTTCAATTTAG
- the LOC119998133 gene encoding putative F-box/FBD/LRR-repeat protein At1g78760 isoform X1, producing MKRCLTIPVKKRKINLEEDKISKLPDEVLVSILSLLTTKEAARTSVVARRWLKLWTFCPSLNFGNLQILSIYGESRMASEEEKQRYVDCVNRAMEAFQGSTIDDFQVHFDLDSKYKCDIDRWVDFVIQKGVKRLAIDLCVYAGRTYPGNVYNFPPLCNSSALQRTLLLLRVLKLKNVNVSGAVIEYFISACTCLEKLTIRRSSSQDLVHLNVTGGQSHCLKKVKVFDCQHLKRICLSATNLLSFKYRGWIIDISYANVPNLVQVFLGGRYLDFGAYLPQLSKYVFQLQTLTLNVPVLEDEEYMGPLAIPVLTNLKNLTLRVFAYNSETLRAFTSLMKAFPSLNRLAVQFTNMFDRVKSRRERTLRKSSLRCLKEVELVGFVGRTLEMEFATFLIENAVMLEKIIIDPIPHRFVGSRAAYLKKRMQTSRECAMRLGSKFSLGDKLVLRNLSSI from the exons ATGAAGCGATGTCTAACTATCCCTGTAAAG AAGAGAAAGATTAATCTGGAAGAGGATAAGATAAGTAAACTACCAGATGAAGTCCTGGTGTCCATTCTGTCTCTCCTAACAACGAAAGAAGCAGCAAGGACAAGCGTTGTTGCCCGTCGATGGCTCAAACTATGGACTTTTTGTCCTTCTTTGAATTTTGGCAATTTACAGATCCTCTCTATTTATGGAGAATCAAGAATGGCTTCTGAGGAGGAAAAACAGagatatgttgattgtgtaaaTCGTGCCATGGAGGCATTTCAAGGATCCACCATAGACGACTTTCAAGTTCATTTTGACTTGGATTCAAAGTACAAATGTGATATTGATAGATGGGTTGATTTTGTGATCCAAAAGGGTGTGAAGCGGCTTGCAATAGACTTATGTGTTTATGCTGGCCGCACCTATCCAGgtaatgtttacaatttccctccGTTATGTAACAGCAGTGCGCTCCAGAGGACTCTGCTTTTGCTAAGAGTTCTCAAGCTAAAGAATGTGAATGTAAGTGGAGCTGTTATTGAATACTTCATATCTGCTTGCACCTGCCTTGAAAAACTGACCATCCGACGTTCATCATCTCAAGATCTTGTCCATCTAAATGTTACTGGTGGTCAATCACATTGCTTGAAGAAAGTTAAGGTATTTGACTGCCAGCATTTGAAAAGAATATGTCTGTCCGCAACAAATCTCTTGTCTTTCAAGTATCGGGGTTGGATAATTGACATCTCATATGCAAATGTCCCCAATCTAGTCCAAGTATTCCTTGGAGGGCGTTATCTAGATTTTGGGGCCTACCTTCCTCAGCTTTCAAAATATGTGTTTCAGCTACAAACACTTACATTAAATGTGCCAGTACTTGAG GATGAGGAATATATGGGACCGCTGGCGATTCCCGTTTTGACGAACCTGAAAAATTTGACATTGAGAGTTTTTGCATATAATTCTGAAACTCTACGTGCTTTTACTTCCTTGATGAAGGCATTTCCTTCCTTGAATAGACTTGCGGTACAG TTCACTAACATGTTCGACCGTGTTAAAAGTAGGAGGGAGCGAACACTCCGCAAGTCTTCACTCCGATGCCTCAAAGAAGTCGAACTTGTTGGGTTTGTGGGTCGGACTTTGGAAATGGAATTTGCCACATTTTTGATTGAGAATGCTGTTATGCTAGAAAAAATTATCATTGATCCTATCCCTCATCGTTTTGTTGGTTCCCGGGCTGCTTACTTGAAGAAGAGGATGCAGACTAGTAGGGAGTGTGCCATGCGCCTGGGATCTAAATTCTCTCTCGGAGACAAATTAGTGCTCCGCAATTTGAGTTCAATTTAG
- the LOC119998131 gene encoding nucleobase-ascorbate transporter 11 isoform X2 produces METGSSSDSLDKLETRRERNERLGIGPKIEPFVPRPDHNPKELKSWAKRTGFVSTFSSESGLSNSEKFNSSGFDIERGGGSSPKIEIDPILGRTRPSRGTEIEPDSGSGNGLGSVSGENQRKVRDEPVLGAIGEEKRFELNGNKNGNVNGLSNDIGDRNEIPPVAPAPEPKKENENGGREVGIDMYPGGEEPANGGWTRPTELRCGLRENPGFVPLMYYGMQHYLSLAGSLIFIPLIIVPAMDGTDKDTATVISTMLLVSGITTILHSYFGTRLPLVQGSSFVYLAPALVIINAKDYRNLSGHKFRHIMRELQGAIIVGSIFQCILGFTGLMSLILRLINPVVVAPTVAAIGLAFFSYGFPQAGNCVEISIPEILLVLIFTLYLRGVSIFGHRLFRVYAVPLSVMITWIYAFFLTAGGAYDYKDCSPDIPSSNILIDSCRNHSYTMKHCRTDVSNAWRTAAWVRIPYPLQWGVPVFHFRTSIIMIIVSLVASVDSVGVYHSASLLVTSKPPTPGIVSRGIALEGFCSLLAGIWGSGTGSTTLTENVHTINITKVANRRAVELGAAMLILFSFVGKIGAILASIPLALAAAILCFIWALIVALGLSNLQYTQAASFRNITIVGVSLFLGLSIPAYIQQYDPETSLILPSYFVSYAAASSGPVHTGSKQLDFAINGLLSLNMVVALLVAFVLDNTVPGSRQERGVYIWSHAEDMATDPSLHEDYSLPAKVSRFFCRAR; encoded by the exons ATGGAAACTGGGTCGAGCTCAGATTCCCTGGATAAGCTTGAGACACGAAGAGAAAGGAATGAGAGGCTTGGAATAGGCCCCAAGATCGAGCCATTCGTGCCAAGACCGGACCACAATCCGAAGGAGCTGAAGTCCTGGGCCAAGAGGACTGGTTTTGTCTCCACTTTCTCCAGTGAAAGTGGCTTGAGCAACAGTGAAAAGTTCAATAGCTCTGGCTTTGATATAGAGAGAGGTGGTGGGTCTTCCCCGAAAATCGAGATCGACCCAATTCTGGGCCGTACTCGGCCAAGCAGAGGGACCGAAATCGAACCGGACTCCGGGTCAGGGAATGGTTTAGGATCCGTTAGCGGTGAGAATCAGAGGAAAGTTAGAGATGAGCCTGTTTTAGGGGCTATAGGCGAGGAGAAAAGATTTGAGTTGAACGGAAATAAAAATGGCAATGTGAATGGGCTTTCCAACGATATTGGAGATAGAAATGAAATCCCTCCGGTTGCTCCGGCTCCGGAGccaaaaaaagagaatgaaaatggTGGAAGAGAGGTGGGGATTGATATGTATCCAGGTGGTGAAGAGCCTGCAAATGGAGGATGGACTAGACCAACTGAATTGAGATGTGGGTTGAGAGAGAACCCTGGTTTTG TACCACTAATGTATTACGGCATGCAACACTATTTATCTCTAGCTGGTTCACTTATTTTTATCCCCTTGATCATCGTACCAGCAATGGATGGAACAGAT AAGGATACAGCAACAGTAATTTCCACAATGCTTCTGGTTTCTGGTATTACAACAATACTCCATTCCTACTTTGGTACACGACTTCCATTAGTTCAAGGAAGTTCATTTGTATATTTGGCACCAGCTCTAGTTATAATTAATGCCAAGGATTATCGAAATCTCTCAGGACAT AAATTCAGACACATAATGCGGGAGCTGCAAGGGGCTATTATCGTTGGTTCAATATTCCAATGTATCTTGGGATTCACTGGTCTAATGTCCCTTATTCTTAG ATTGATTAACCCAGTTGTTGTTGCCCCAACTGTTGCTGCCATTGGTTTAGCTTTTTTCAGCTATGGTTTTCCACAGGCTGGCAATTGTGTAGAAATCAGCATTCCTGAAATACTCTTGGTTCTTATCTTCACTCTT taccTTCGAGGAGTGTCAATCTTCGGACATCGCTTGTTTCGAGTTTATGCG GTTCCCCTTAGCGTCATGATCACATGGATATATGCATTCTTTTTGACAGCTGGTGGAGCTTATGATTACAAGGATTGCAGTCCAGACATTCCCAGTTCAAACATCTTAATTGATTCGTGTAGAAATCATTCATACACCATGAAGCATTGCCGAACAGATGTTTCTAATGCTTGGAGAACTGCCGCATGGGTTAGAATTCCCTACCCTTTGCAATGGGGTGTCCCAGTCTTCCATTTCAGGACTTCAATAATCATGATCATCGTCTCTTTGGTTGCATCAGTGGATTCG GTTGGGGTATATCACTCTGCCTCTTTATTAGTAACTTCAAAGCCGCCAACTCCAGGAATTGTCAGCAGAGGAATTGCATTGGAGGGCTTCTGCAGTCTATTGGCTGGAATTTGGGGTTCAGGAACTGGGTCAACAACCTTGACCGAAAATGTGCACACAATCAACATAACAAAGGTGGCAAACCGAAGGGCTGTGGAACTTGGAGCAGCGATGCTGATTCTCTTTTCATTTGTAG GAAAAATTGGTGCCATTCTTGCTTCGATACCCCTGGCGTTAGCTGCCGCTATTCTTTGCTTCATCTGGGCTCTCATTGTAGCATTGGGTCTCTCAAATTTGCAGTACACTCAAGCTGCAAGTTTTAGGAACATAACAATAGTTGGAGTATCACTGTTCCTTGGTTTATCTATTCCTGCATATATTCAACAGTACGATCCTGAAACCAGCTTGATACTGCCTAGTTATTTTGTTTCATATGCAGCAGCATCAAGCGGACCAGTTCACACCGGCAGTAAACAA CTTGATTTCGCTATCAATGGATTACTGTCATTGAATATGGTGGTGGCACTCCTGGTGGCATTTGTACTTGACAACACCGTCCCGGGAAGCCGGCAAGAACGAGGGGTTTACATATGGTCTCACGCAGAGGACATGGCAACAGACCCATCTTTGCATGAAGACTATTCCCTGCCTGCAAAAGTTTCCAGGTTCTTTTGTCGTGCTAGATGA
- the LOC119998133 gene encoding uncharacterized protein LOC119998133 isoform X3, whose protein sequence is MASEEEKQRYVDCVNRAMEAFQGSTIDDFQVHFDLDSKYKCDIDRWVDFVIQKGVKRLAIDLCVYAGRTYPGNVYNFPPLCNSSALQRTLLLLRVLKLKNVNVSGAVIEYFISACTCLEKLTIRRSSSQDLVHLNVTGGQSHCLKKVKVFDCQHLKRICLSATNLLSFKYRGWIIDISYANVPNLVQVFLGGRYLDFGAYLPQLSKYVFQLQTLTLNVPVLEDEEYMGPLAIPVLTNLKNLTLRVFAYNSETLRAFTSLMKAFPSLNRLAVQFTNMFDRVKSRRERTLRKSSLRCLKEVELVGFVGRTLEMEFATFLIENAVMLEKIIIDPIPHRFVGSRAAYLKKRMQTSRECAMRLGSKFSLGDKLVLRNLSSI, encoded by the exons ATGGCTTCTGAGGAGGAAAAACAGagatatgttgattgtgtaaaTCGTGCCATGGAGGCATTTCAAGGATCCACCATAGACGACTTTCAAGTTCATTTTGACTTGGATTCAAAGTACAAATGTGATATTGATAGATGGGTTGATTTTGTGATCCAAAAGGGTGTGAAGCGGCTTGCAATAGACTTATGTGTTTATGCTGGCCGCACCTATCCAGgtaatgtttacaatttccctccGTTATGTAACAGCAGTGCGCTCCAGAGGACTCTGCTTTTGCTAAGAGTTCTCAAGCTAAAGAATGTGAATGTAAGTGGAGCTGTTATTGAATACTTCATATCTGCTTGCACCTGCCTTGAAAAACTGACCATCCGACGTTCATCATCTCAAGATCTTGTCCATCTAAATGTTACTGGTGGTCAATCACATTGCTTGAAGAAAGTTAAGGTATTTGACTGCCAGCATTTGAAAAGAATATGTCTGTCCGCAACAAATCTCTTGTCTTTCAAGTATCGGGGTTGGATAATTGACATCTCATATGCAAATGTCCCCAATCTAGTCCAAGTATTCCTTGGAGGGCGTTATCTAGATTTTGGGGCCTACCTTCCTCAGCTTTCAAAATATGTGTTTCAGCTACAAACACTTACATTAAATGTGCCAGTACTTGAG GATGAGGAATATATGGGACCGCTGGCGATTCCCGTTTTGACGAACCTGAAAAATTTGACATTGAGAGTTTTTGCATATAATTCTGAAACTCTACGTGCTTTTACTTCCTTGATGAAGGCATTTCCTTCCTTGAATAGACTTGCGGTACAG TTCACTAACATGTTCGACCGTGTTAAAAGTAGGAGGGAGCGAACACTCCGCAAGTCTTCACTCCGATGCCTCAAAGAAGTCGAACTTGTTGGGTTTGTGGGTCGGACTTTGGAAATGGAATTTGCCACATTTTTGATTGAGAATGCTGTTATGCTAGAAAAAATTATCATTGATCCTATCCCTCATCGTTTTGTTGGTTCCCGGGCTGCTTACTTGAAGAAGAGGATGCAGACTAGTAGGGAGTGTGCCATGCGCCTGGGATCTAAATTCTCTCTCGGAGACAAATTAGTGCTCCGCAATTTGAGTTCAATTTAG